Genomic segment of Clostridium sp. Marseille-P299:
GATACTGCAATGTTAGCTGGAGAAATTATGTTATCAGGTGGTGCAGAAACCTTCCGTGTGGAAGACACTATGACAAGGATTTTAAAAACTTCTTGTTTACAGCGTTGTGAAGTATTTGTAGTATCCACAGGGATTGTTCTAACATTAGATGATTCCACGATTGATGCTATTAGTATGGTGCGCCGTGTGGAAGAGAGAAGTACTAATTTAGGAAATATAGCAATGGTGAATGACATATCAAGGAAGTTATGCCAAGGTGTGTTAAGTGTAGAAGAAGCCTATGATTCTTTATGTTTATTAAAACATCAGAAAAGATATCCAAACTGGCTTATTTACATCTGTCTGATTGTAACAACCGCATCCTCAGCAATAATCCTTGGTTCAACTGCCTTAGAGAGTATGTTTGCAGCAATCAATGGCGTATTAATTGTCTTAAGTGAAATGTTATATAAAAAAGTTCGAATCAATCGATTTGTTTCAAATATGTTTGTTTCTGCTTTTATCGCATTAACCACTGGTTTATTTCATAATATACCAGGTGTAAATGTTTCAGTAGAACCTATTATAGCTGGTTCTATTATGCCG
This window contains:
- a CDS encoding threonine/serine exporter family protein, producing MNYKLLVDTAMLAGEIMLSGGAETFRVEDTMTRILKTSCLQRCEVFVVSTGIVLTLDDSTIDAISMVRRVEERSTNLGNIAMVNDISRKLCQGVLSVEEAYDSLCLLKHQKRYPNWLIYICLIVTTASSAIILGSTALESMFAAINGVLIVLSEMLYKKVRINRFVSNMFVSAFIALTTGLFHNIPGVNVSVEPIIAGSIMPLLPGVAITNAIRDTLQGDYMSGAARVIEAFVIAASLAVGIGVGLSFSRVLIGLIS